A portion of the Thunnus albacares chromosome 5, fThuAlb1.1, whole genome shotgun sequence genome contains these proteins:
- the zgc:194242 gene encoding uncharacterized methyltransferase YdaC isoform X2, with translation MWAEKVGKQLGKPTRSLAGWLVSKFFTVHNQVLEENAVQLCGIQPGDTVLELGHGPGLGLQSAAKLLTEPTGRLIGVDYSEFMHQMASERIKELVASGKVTLHHCDVAAMPLEDSTVDKVFHCNCYYFWPDLRKGATEIHRVMKPGGLMVTTLRLSNVATMAAKRVMPGQNWRPEAYMAALRESGFTDVRMEDKQHKLITFQAIYATALK, from the exons ATGTGGGCTGAAAAAGTTGGGAAACAGTTGGGCAAACCGACACGATCACTGGCAGGATGGCTGGTCAGTAAGTTCTTTACAGTGCACAACCAGGTCCTTGAGGAGAATGCCGTGCAGCTTTGTGGGATCCAACCTGGGGACACTGTGCTGGAACTGGGTCATGGCCCAGGTCTGGGTCTGCAATCAGCAGCCAAACTGCTCACAGAGCCCACAGGCCGCCTTATAGGAGTGGATTACTCAGAGTTTATGCACCAG ATGGCTAGTGAGCGTATAAAGGAACTTGTGGCCAGTGGTAAAGTGACCCTACACCACTGTGATGTAGCAGCGATGCCTCTGGAAGACAGCACTGTGGATAAAGTCTTTCATTGCAACTGCTACTACTTCTGGCCTGACCTCAGGAAGGGAGCCACAGAGATACACCGGGTAATGAAACCAG GGGGCCTGATGGTGACCACGCTGAGGCTGTCCAATGTGGCTACTATGGCAGCAAAGCGAGTGATGCCAGGGCAGAACTGGCGCCCAGAGGCCTACATGGCAGCTCTGAGAGAATCAGGCTTCACTGATGTCAGAATGGAGGACAAACAGCACAAACTCATTACTTTTCAGGCTATCTACGCCACTGCCTTAAAGTGA
- the ube2t gene encoding ubiquitin-conjugating enzyme E2 T gives MQRASRLKRELQMLSTEPPPGITCWQTEERIDDLRAQIVGGAGTPYEGGLFSLEIKVPERYPFEPPKIRFLTPIYHPNIDNSGRICHDALKLPPKGAWKPSLNISTVLTSIQLLMAEPNPDDPLMADISSEFKYNKQLFMQTAKKWTEEHAVQKNTGVAESNKENTPDQKASSRKREALSAQQEEEEPAKKNCV, from the exons ATGCAGAGGGCTTCCCGTTTGAAGCGTGAACTTCAGATGCTGAGCACCGAGCCACCTCCCGGGATAACATGCTGGCAGACTGAGGAACGGATAGACGACCTCCGGGCAC AGATAGTTGGAGGAGCAGGAACTCCATATGAAGGTGGACTCTTCTCCCTGGAGATCAAGGTCCCAGAGAG GTACCCATTTGAGCCTCCCAAAATACGATTCTTGACCCCAATCTACCACCCAAACATTGACAATTCAGGACGTATCTGCCATGACGCTCTCAAACTCCCACCAAAG ggTGCCTGGAAGCCATCCTTAAACATCTCCACAGTCCTCACCTCCATCCAGCTGCTCATGGCTGAGCCCAATCCAGATGACCCACTCATGGCTGATATT TCATCAGAGTTCaaatacaacaaacagctgttcaTGCAGACGGCCAAGAAGTGGACAGAGGAACATGCTGTTCAGAAGAACACG gGAGTCGCAGAGAGCAACAAAGAAAATACCCCAGATCAGAAAGCATCATCACGCAAAAGAGAGGCCCTCAGTGcacagcaggaggaagaggagccaGCAAAGAAAAACTGTGTGTAG
- the etv7 gene encoding transcription factor ETV7 isoform X1 yields MSSAAASSNQPVLYTPPSGLCLFRFHFPEGSNVKIDFYIFEKSLKDFSMESVSLPPLVKQENRESSLPMQRRQACVPSSGHPSPPNQLPVASPPTQEDLWHLPGRLRINPSLWDKDDVAHWLHWAQKEYSLRRPEKGRFEMNGRALCLLTKEDFRRRCPSSGDVLYEILQCVKQQRRSVVCDPPKTSPSLATGHIQTTVSHQVPTHNVQEPQPPTVKDSPDGPAAVSTSLPKQVQGTPQTECIIQEPLNLSSREKPRSPLHKANGRIPECRLLWDYVYQLLCDDRYQEYIRWENQDSLVFRVVDPNGLARLWGNHKNRDNMTYEKMSRALRHYYKLNIIKKERGQKLLFRFLKTPQDIRKQQAEPQESPEHTPPQDKDFTDSSPTHEFSDDHFEVSPDRASPQPPPTGPPCR; encoded by the exons ATGTCCTCTGCAGCAGCTTCCTCCAATCAGCCTGTTTTGTACACACCCCCGTCAGGATTATGTCTCTTTCGTTTTCATTTCCCGGAAGGCTCGAATGTGAAAATAGACTTTTATATCTTCGAAA AGTCGTTAAAGGACTTTTCTATGGAGAGCGTTTCCCTGCCACCTTTGGTCAAG caagaaaacagagaaagcagTCTTCCAATGCAGAGAAGGCAAGCCTGTGTTCCTTCCAGTGGGCATCCCTCCCCACCTAATCAGCTTCCGGTGGCCAGTCCTCCCACTCAGGAAGATCTGTGGCATCTACCTGGACGGCTGC GAATAAACCCATCACTGTGGGATAAGGACGACGTTGCCCACTGGCTCCACTGGGCTCAGAAGGAGTACTCGCTGCGCCGGCCTGAGAAGGGACGCTTTGAGATGAATGGCCGAGCCCTGTGCCTGCTCACAAAGGAAGATTTCAGACGCCGCTGCCCCAGCTCAG GAGATGTCCTGTATGAAATCCTACAGTGTGTGAAACAGCAAAGGAGGAGTGTTGTCTGTGACCCCCCGAAGACGTCTCCTTCCCTGGCAACCGGACACATCCAGACCACAGTCAGCCACCAGGTCCCCACTCACAATGTCCAAGAGCCACAACCTCCCACAGTCAAGGACTCTCCAG ATGGACCAGCAGCTGTCTCTACATCTCTTCCAAAACAAGTTCAGGGTACTCCCCAAACAGAGTGCATCATCCAGGAGCCTCTCAACCTGTCTAGCCGGGAGAAACCTAGGAGCCCACTGCACAAAGCTAACGGCCGCATCCCAG AGTGCAGACTGCTGTGGGACTACGTGTATCAGCTGTTGTGTGATGACCGTTACCAAGAATACATCCGATGGGAGAACCAGGACAGCCTGGTGTTCAGGGTGGTTGATCCCAATGGGCTGGCTCGTCTCTGGGGAAACCACAAG aacCGAGACAATATGACCTATGAGAAAATGTCCCGTGCTTTGCGGCACTACTACAAGCTCAACATCATCAAAAAGGAGCGTGGACAAAAACTCCTCTTCAG GTTCCTGAAAACCCCACAGGACATCAGGAAACAGCAGGCTGAGCCTCAAGAGTCCCCAGAACACACTCCTCCTCAGGACAAGGACTTTACAGACAGCAGTCCTACACATGAGTTCAGTGATGACCATTTTGAGGTTTCCCCTGATCGTGCTTCTCCACAGCCTCCTCCAACTGGTCCTCCATGCAGATAG
- the etv7 gene encoding transcription factor ETV7 isoform X3 has translation MESVSLPPLVKQENRESSLPMQRRQACVPSSGHPSPPNQLPVASPPTQEDLWHLPGRLRINPSLWDKDDVAHWLHWAQKEYSLRRPEKGRFEMNGRALCLLTKEDFRRRCPSSGDVLYEILQCVKQQRRSVVCDPPKTSPSLATGHIQTTVSHQVPTHNVQEPQPPTVKDSPDGPAAVSTSLPKQVQGTPQTECIIQEPLNLSSREKPRSPLHKANGRIPECRLLWDYVYQLLCDDRYQEYIRWENQDSLVFRVVDPNGLARLWGNHKNRDNMTYEKMSRALRHYYKLNIIKKERGQKLLFRFLKTPQDIRKQQAEPQESPEHTPPQDKDFTDSSPTHEFSDDHFEVSPDRASPQPPPTGPPCR, from the exons ATGGAGAGCGTTTCCCTGCCACCTTTGGTCAAG caagaaaacagagaaagcagTCTTCCAATGCAGAGAAGGCAAGCCTGTGTTCCTTCCAGTGGGCATCCCTCCCCACCTAATCAGCTTCCGGTGGCCAGTCCTCCCACTCAGGAAGATCTGTGGCATCTACCTGGACGGCTGC GAATAAACCCATCACTGTGGGATAAGGACGACGTTGCCCACTGGCTCCACTGGGCTCAGAAGGAGTACTCGCTGCGCCGGCCTGAGAAGGGACGCTTTGAGATGAATGGCCGAGCCCTGTGCCTGCTCACAAAGGAAGATTTCAGACGCCGCTGCCCCAGCTCAG GAGATGTCCTGTATGAAATCCTACAGTGTGTGAAACAGCAAAGGAGGAGTGTTGTCTGTGACCCCCCGAAGACGTCTCCTTCCCTGGCAACCGGACACATCCAGACCACAGTCAGCCACCAGGTCCCCACTCACAATGTCCAAGAGCCACAACCTCCCACAGTCAAGGACTCTCCAG ATGGACCAGCAGCTGTCTCTACATCTCTTCCAAAACAAGTTCAGGGTACTCCCCAAACAGAGTGCATCATCCAGGAGCCTCTCAACCTGTCTAGCCGGGAGAAACCTAGGAGCCCACTGCACAAAGCTAACGGCCGCATCCCAG AGTGCAGACTGCTGTGGGACTACGTGTATCAGCTGTTGTGTGATGACCGTTACCAAGAATACATCCGATGGGAGAACCAGGACAGCCTGGTGTTCAGGGTGGTTGATCCCAATGGGCTGGCTCGTCTCTGGGGAAACCACAAG aacCGAGACAATATGACCTATGAGAAAATGTCCCGTGCTTTGCGGCACTACTACAAGCTCAACATCATCAAAAAGGAGCGTGGACAAAAACTCCTCTTCAG GTTCCTGAAAACCCCACAGGACATCAGGAAACAGCAGGCTGAGCCTCAAGAGTCCCCAGAACACACTCCTCCTCAGGACAAGGACTTTACAGACAGCAGTCCTACACATGAGTTCAGTGATGACCATTTTGAGGTTTCCCCTGATCGTGCTTCTCCACAGCCTCCTCCAACTGGTCCTCCATGCAGATAG
- the zgc:194242 gene encoding uncharacterized methyltransferase YdaC isoform X1 has translation MSSACAHDRNSPELLLLLFTHTKTKFTRNCRDGAVNVSLSNKLVMWAEKVGKQLGKPTRSLAGWLVSKFFTVHNQVLEENAVQLCGIQPGDTVLELGHGPGLGLQSAAKLLTEPTGRLIGVDYSEFMHQMASERIKELVASGKVTLHHCDVAAMPLEDSTVDKVFHCNCYYFWPDLRKGATEIHRVMKPGGLMVTTLRLSNVATMAAKRVMPGQNWRPEAYMAALRESGFTDVRMEDKQHKLITFQAIYATALK, from the exons ATGAGCAGCGCCTGCGCTCATGACAGAAATAGTCcagagctcctcctcctcctctttacaCACACGAAGACAAAGTTCACCCGCAACTGCCGTGACGGGGCTGTCAACGTCTCACTGAGCAACAAACTAG TGATGTGGGCTGAAAAAGTTGGGAAACAGTTGGGCAAACCGACACGATCACTGGCAGGATGGCTGGTCAGTAAGTTCTTTACAGTGCACAACCAGGTCCTTGAGGAGAATGCCGTGCAGCTTTGTGGGATCCAACCTGGGGACACTGTGCTGGAACTGGGTCATGGCCCAGGTCTGGGTCTGCAATCAGCAGCCAAACTGCTCACAGAGCCCACAGGCCGCCTTATAGGAGTGGATTACTCAGAGTTTATGCACCAG ATGGCTAGTGAGCGTATAAAGGAACTTGTGGCCAGTGGTAAAGTGACCCTACACCACTGTGATGTAGCAGCGATGCCTCTGGAAGACAGCACTGTGGATAAAGTCTTTCATTGCAACTGCTACTACTTCTGGCCTGACCTCAGGAAGGGAGCCACAGAGATACACCGGGTAATGAAACCAG GGGGCCTGATGGTGACCACGCTGAGGCTGTCCAATGTGGCTACTATGGCAGCAAAGCGAGTGATGCCAGGGCAGAACTGGCGCCCAGAGGCCTACATGGCAGCTCTGAGAGAATCAGGCTTCACTGATGTCAGAATGGAGGACAAACAGCACAAACTCATTACTTTTCAGGCTATCTACGCCACTGCCTTAAAGTGA
- the etv7 gene encoding transcription factor ETV7 isoform X2, with the protein MKEKTESLKDFSMESVSLPPLVKQENRESSLPMQRRQACVPSSGHPSPPNQLPVASPPTQEDLWHLPGRLRINPSLWDKDDVAHWLHWAQKEYSLRRPEKGRFEMNGRALCLLTKEDFRRRCPSSGDVLYEILQCVKQQRRSVVCDPPKTSPSLATGHIQTTVSHQVPTHNVQEPQPPTVKDSPDGPAAVSTSLPKQVQGTPQTECIIQEPLNLSSREKPRSPLHKANGRIPECRLLWDYVYQLLCDDRYQEYIRWENQDSLVFRVVDPNGLARLWGNHKNRDNMTYEKMSRALRHYYKLNIIKKERGQKLLFRFLKTPQDIRKQQAEPQESPEHTPPQDKDFTDSSPTHEFSDDHFEVSPDRASPQPPPTGPPCR; encoded by the exons atgaaagaaaagacAG AGTCGTTAAAGGACTTTTCTATGGAGAGCGTTTCCCTGCCACCTTTGGTCAAG caagaaaacagagaaagcagTCTTCCAATGCAGAGAAGGCAAGCCTGTGTTCCTTCCAGTGGGCATCCCTCCCCACCTAATCAGCTTCCGGTGGCCAGTCCTCCCACTCAGGAAGATCTGTGGCATCTACCTGGACGGCTGC GAATAAACCCATCACTGTGGGATAAGGACGACGTTGCCCACTGGCTCCACTGGGCTCAGAAGGAGTACTCGCTGCGCCGGCCTGAGAAGGGACGCTTTGAGATGAATGGCCGAGCCCTGTGCCTGCTCACAAAGGAAGATTTCAGACGCCGCTGCCCCAGCTCAG GAGATGTCCTGTATGAAATCCTACAGTGTGTGAAACAGCAAAGGAGGAGTGTTGTCTGTGACCCCCCGAAGACGTCTCCTTCCCTGGCAACCGGACACATCCAGACCACAGTCAGCCACCAGGTCCCCACTCACAATGTCCAAGAGCCACAACCTCCCACAGTCAAGGACTCTCCAG ATGGACCAGCAGCTGTCTCTACATCTCTTCCAAAACAAGTTCAGGGTACTCCCCAAACAGAGTGCATCATCCAGGAGCCTCTCAACCTGTCTAGCCGGGAGAAACCTAGGAGCCCACTGCACAAAGCTAACGGCCGCATCCCAG AGTGCAGACTGCTGTGGGACTACGTGTATCAGCTGTTGTGTGATGACCGTTACCAAGAATACATCCGATGGGAGAACCAGGACAGCCTGGTGTTCAGGGTGGTTGATCCCAATGGGCTGGCTCGTCTCTGGGGAAACCACAAG aacCGAGACAATATGACCTATGAGAAAATGTCCCGTGCTTTGCGGCACTACTACAAGCTCAACATCATCAAAAAGGAGCGTGGACAAAAACTCCTCTTCAG GTTCCTGAAAACCCCACAGGACATCAGGAAACAGCAGGCTGAGCCTCAAGAGTCCCCAGAACACACTCCTCCTCAGGACAAGGACTTTACAGACAGCAGTCCTACACATGAGTTCAGTGATGACCATTTTGAGGTTTCCCCTGATCGTGCTTCTCCACAGCCTCCTCCAACTGGTCCTCCATGCAGATAG